One part of the Deltaproteobacteria bacterium genome encodes these proteins:
- a CDS encoding methyltransferase domain-containing protein, with the protein MTTIQDWICTLFHAADVPTICATDRWATKDADVIADYLIASSIHPSFNDRACADLPIVPLAEPLTNDQRVRRFAEIPADYLSSDQRTACPYLGDAPFNAAETDQRHFWNLLVAIIPEAIARRTTVEPVPSEHHRILDIACGSLAAASALQSYFGGAAYGDPAPEAHYIGIDISENAIAAARGANRGLPNVDFEVADATDIAAQPWAKNSFDTVVIRHPEVFRRYEKGLAATWYPIFKTAAAQLQTGGLLLVTTHRCFEFQGADAALTQLGLTRLYAAQHPCAPDIHAPDY; encoded by the coding sequence ATGACGACGATTCAAGATTGGATATGCACACTGTTCCACGCAGCCGACGTTCCAACGATCTGTGCCACAGACCGCTGGGCGACCAAAGACGCCGACGTCATCGCGGATTATCTGATTGCCAGCAGCATCCACCCGTCTTTTAACGACCGTGCCTGCGCTGACTTGCCGATCGTCCCGCTGGCCGAGCCGCTGACCAACGATCAACGCGTGCGGCGCTTCGCCGAAATTCCCGCGGACTATCTGTCATCGGATCAACGGACCGCCTGTCCCTACCTCGGCGATGCGCCCTTCAATGCCGCGGAGACCGATCAACGCCACTTTTGGAACCTCCTCGTTGCCATCATTCCGGAGGCCATCGCACGCCGGACGACCGTGGAACCCGTGCCAAGTGAACACCATCGGATCCTCGATATCGCGTGCGGGAGTCTGGCCGCAGCCTCCGCATTGCAAAGCTACTTCGGCGGCGCCGCGTATGGAGACCCCGCACCCGAAGCACATTATATTGGGATCGATATCAGCGAAAATGCCATTGCGGCCGCGCGCGGCGCCAATCGAGGACTGCCGAATGTGGATTTTGAAGTCGCCGACGCCACGGATATTGCGGCACAGCCATGGGCAAAAAATTCCTTTGATACAGTGGTCATCCGGCATCCCGAAGTCTTCCGCCGTTATGAAAAGGGGCTCGCCGCAACGTGGTACCCTATTTTTAAAACTGCAGCCGCGCAGCTCCAGACGGGCGGCCTGCTTTTAGTCACGACGCATCGGTGTTTCGAATTCCAAGGCGCCGACGCGGCCCTGACCCAATTGGGTCTGACACGGCTCTACGCCGCCCAACATCCGTGTGCGCCGGACATCCATGCCCCCGACTACTGA
- a CDS encoding ribonuclease HII: protein MTDLLAYERAYWQRGLHYIAGVDEVGRGCLAGPVVAAAVILPIECTISGVRDSKALSAAARRIADTAIRQLALAIGIAAVAPPIIDAINIRQASLQAMADAIAALSLRPQQLLIDGRDAVAVALPQQRIIGGDARSLSIAAASIVAKVYRDHLMTELEAEYPDFSFGVHKGYPTPQHIAELSQHGPTAIHRRSFGPVKQRFYKCVSA from the coding sequence ATGACCGATCTCCTCGCGTACGAGCGCGCCTACTGGCAGCGAGGTCTTCACTACATTGCCGGCGTGGATGAGGTCGGGCGCGGCTGTCTGGCCGGCCCAGTCGTCGCGGCGGCCGTGATCCTTCCGATCGAATGCACCATTTCGGGCGTGCGGGACTCGAAAGCGCTGTCCGCCGCCGCGCGTCGCATTGCCGATACGGCAATTCGCCAACTGGCGTTGGCCATCGGCATCGCGGCGGTGGCACCACCCATCATCGATGCGATCAATATCCGTCAGGCCTCGTTGCAGGCGATGGCCGATGCCATTGCGGCGCTGTCGCTGCGTCCGCAACAACTCTTGATCGACGGCCGCGACGCCGTGGCCGTGGCGCTGCCGCAACAGCGCATCATCGGGGGCGACGCGCGGAGTCTGAGCATCGCCGCGGCCTCGATTGTAGCGAAGGTGTATCGTGATCATTTAATGACCGAGCTGGAAGCCGAGTATCCTGATTTTTCGTTCGGGGTCCACAAGGGCTATCCGACGCCACAGCATATCGCCGAGCTGAGCCAACACGGCCCGACGGCGATCCATCGGCGGAGTTTTGGACCGGTAAAACAGCGCTTCTATAAGTGCGTAAGTGCGTAA
- the uvrB gene encoding excinuclease ABC subunit UvrB, translating into MFTLTTPYAPQGDQPEAIRRLSAGVRQGLAHQVLLGVTGSGKTFTVACVIAEVQRPTLIVAPNKTLAAQLFNEFRQLFPQNAVEYFVSYYDYYQPEAYLPAQDLFIEKDASINETIDRLRHAATYALCTRNDVIIIASVSCIYGLGSPEAYGRMRVDVEQGAMVDRGELLRRLVEIQYQRNDVDFHRGTFRARGAVIEILPAYRETQAVRIELLGDTVERITEFDPLTGERIAELSKIAIYPNSHYVAPEQRLKHAMCGIREELAERLPMLKHHGKLLEAQRLQQRTEFDLEMLEATGFCKGIENYSRYLDGRGSGEAPMTLLDYFPRDFLCVLDESHLTVPQIGAMYNGDRARKNVLVEYGFRLPSAFDNRPLRFEEFTGKVGQCLYISATPAEYELRQAGGEVVEQVVRPTGLLDPTLSVRPVGTQVQDLLAEIRMRVQRGERVLVTTLTKRMAENLSTFYQEQGVRVRYLHADVETLERSAILRDLRRGTFDVLIGINLLREGLDLPEVSLVAILDADKEGFLRSTRSLIQTFGRAARNVNGTAILYADRMTDSMRRAIDETERRRIKQLAYNQAHGITPETVRREITDVLSSIYEADYAAVPDAEAPAVHGIDDIPLARIPREVEKLRKQMRKAAESLDFERAATLRDRVRALEDRQLHS; encoded by the coding sequence ATGTTCACCCTCACCACCCCATACGCCCCCCAAGGCGACCAACCGGAGGCGATTCGGCGGTTGAGCGCTGGCGTGCGACAGGGGTTGGCGCACCAAGTGTTGCTCGGCGTGACCGGGAGCGGGAAGACGTTCACGGTCGCGTGCGTAATTGCCGAAGTGCAGCGGCCGACGCTCATTGTCGCGCCGAACAAGACGCTTGCGGCGCAGCTTTTCAATGAATTTCGCCAACTCTTTCCGCAGAACGCCGTCGAGTACTTCGTCAGTTACTACGACTATTACCAGCCGGAGGCGTATCTCCCCGCGCAAGACCTGTTTATCGAGAAAGATGCCTCGATCAACGAGACGATCGATCGGTTGCGCCACGCCGCGACCTACGCACTGTGTACGCGCAACGACGTGATCATCATCGCGTCGGTCTCGTGCATCTACGGATTGGGTTCGCCGGAGGCCTACGGCCGGATGCGGGTGGACGTGGAACAAGGTGCAATGGTGGATCGGGGCGAGTTGCTGCGACGTTTGGTGGAGATCCAATATCAGCGCAACGACGTCGATTTCCACCGTGGAACCTTTCGCGCGCGCGGGGCCGTGATCGAGATCTTGCCGGCGTATCGCGAGACCCAGGCCGTACGGATCGAATTGTTGGGCGATACAGTGGAGCGGATCACGGAGTTTGATCCGCTGACGGGTGAACGGATTGCGGAGTTGTCGAAGATCGCCATTTATCCGAACAGCCACTACGTGGCGCCGGAGCAACGACTGAAACACGCCATGTGCGGTATTCGGGAGGAGTTGGCGGAACGGTTACCGATGCTGAAACATCACGGGAAGCTGCTCGAAGCACAACGGCTGCAACAGCGGACGGAGTTCGACTTAGAGATGTTGGAGGCGACCGGATTTTGCAAAGGGATCGAAAATTATTCGCGCTACTTGGACGGGCGCGGATCCGGAGAGGCGCCGATGACGCTGCTCGATTATTTCCCGCGCGATTTCCTCTGCGTACTCGATGAATCGCATCTGACCGTGCCGCAGATCGGCGCGATGTACAACGGAGATCGGGCGCGCAAGAACGTGTTGGTCGAATACGGCTTTCGCCTCCCTTCGGCATTCGATAATCGACCGCTGCGCTTCGAAGAATTTACCGGGAAGGTCGGCCAATGTCTCTACATCTCCGCCACGCCGGCCGAATATGAATTGCGACAGGCGGGCGGGGAAGTCGTGGAACAAGTGGTGCGTCCGACCGGACTCCTCGACCCGACGCTGTCGGTGCGGCCGGTGGGAACCCAAGTCCAAGACTTGCTGGCGGAGATCCGCATGCGCGTGCAGCGCGGCGAACGGGTCTTAGTGACGACGCTGACCAAGCGGATGGCGGAGAATTTGTCGACGTTTTATCAAGAACAGGGAGTCCGCGTCCGCTACCTGCACGCCGATGTCGAAACGCTGGAGCGGAGCGCGATCTTGCGCGACTTGCGGCGCGGCACGTTCGATGTGTTGATCGGGATCAACTTGCTGCGCGAAGGGCTCGACCTCCCCGAGGTCTCGTTGGTCGCGATTCTCGACGCCGACAAAGAGGGCTTCCTCCGTTCGACCCGCTCGCTGATCCAGACCTTCGGTCGCGCGGCGCGCAACGTGAACGGCACGGCCATTCTGTATGCCGACCGGATGACCGATTCGATGCGCCGTGCGATCGACGAGACGGAGCGGCGTCGGATCAAACAGTTGGCCTACAACCAGGCCCACGGGATTACTCCGGAGACGGTGCGGCGAGAGATCACCGACGTGCTGAGTTCAATCTACGAAGCCGACTATGCCGCCGTGCCGGATGCGGAAGCCCCGGCCGTGCACGGAATCGACGATATCCCGTTGGCCCGCATCCCGCGCGAAGTGGAAAAATTGCGCAAACAGATGCGCAAAGCCGCCGAGTCCCTCGACTTCGAACGCGCCGCCACATTGCGCGACCGCGTGCGTGCCCTCGAAGACCGCCAGCTCCACTCTTAA
- the trmD gene encoding tRNA (guanosine(37)-N1)-methyltransferase TrmD has product MRIDILTIFPELFTGPLGVGILGKAVAAGHVAIQAHDIRTFSTDKHRSVDDAPYGGGAGMVMRPEPVVAAIESIAPAGTGFRRILLCAQGRCLTQQVARELAEQSRHVVLICPRYEGIDERVREGWVDDELSIGDYVLMGGEIPALVVIEAVVRLLPGVLGNPASLLEESFAGAGLEYPHYTRPAVFRGRSVPEVLQKGNHEAIAAWRAQMAQKRTLDRRPDLVSEGPPLTKKR; this is encoded by the coding sequence ATGCGTATCGATATCTTGACCATCTTCCCGGAGCTCTTCACGGGGCCCCTGGGAGTGGGGATCTTAGGTAAGGCCGTGGCTGCAGGACATGTGGCCATTCAAGCCCACGATATTCGAACCTTTTCCACCGACAAACATCGCTCGGTCGACGACGCGCCCTACGGCGGTGGCGCCGGGATGGTGATGCGGCCGGAGCCAGTAGTGGCCGCGATCGAGTCGATTGCGCCGGCAGGGACTGGGTTTCGCCGCATCTTGCTTTGTGCCCAAGGACGTTGCTTGACTCAGCAGGTGGCACGGGAGTTGGCGGAACAGAGCCGACATGTGGTCCTGATCTGCCCGCGCTACGAGGGAATCGACGAACGGGTCCGGGAGGGATGGGTCGATGACGAACTGTCAATCGGCGACTATGTTCTGATGGGCGGGGAAATCCCGGCCTTAGTCGTAATCGAAGCGGTGGTTCGCTTGTTGCCCGGGGTGCTCGGCAATCCTGCGTCGTTGCTCGAAGAGTCGTTTGCGGGCGCAGGTTTGGAGTATCCCCACTATACCCGCCCCGCGGTGTTTCGCGGGCGTTCCGTTCCGGAAGTGCTGCAAAAAGGGAATCATGAGGCGATTGCCGCCTGGCGAGCGCAGATGGCGCAAAAACGCACTCTTGACCGCCGACCCGATTTAGTGTCAGAAGGGCCGCCGCTAACCAAGAAACGATGA
- the uvrC gene encoding excinuclease ABC subunit UvrC produces the protein MKDTRGVVLYVGKANNLRARVTSYFRAAAQDRPHIPLLLRRVAAIETTVTDTEKEALLLEHTLIRKHRPRYNIIFRDDKSYVSVAVNLRHPFPGIFRTRKVVKDGAAYFGPFPSGLACKETIALVTRFFRLRTCRDHEFANRARPCLQYQIGRCTAPCVGFVAAEVYRAQVARALLLLKGQRNELTAHVEREMRAQASGEHFEEAARLRDLLRDVRTTIESQKVIRHGAADADFFGWAEAAGHGAVAVLERRNGHVGERGGAAVVLGGDAPASLLASYLLQYYQPPRVPPAGIYLPFLPASAAEIGQLLTERRGHAVRLCVPRRGESVKLVHLAATNAAVLCERRREQVVAGDHLTTLVGKALHLSGVPSVIECVDISNWQGDEAVAALVCFVDGTPAKQRYRHYKIQGPHEPNDYAMMHEVLARRLTGDANPPWPDLLLVDGGKGQLQVAVRVLQELGAATLSLAAIAKPREGEPCDKIYLPGRKNPLPLRAGDPVLLLLQRLRDETHRFAITFHRKRFEKVRGAV, from the coding sequence ATGAAAGACACGCGGGGCGTGGTGCTGTATGTTGGTAAAGCGAATAACTTGCGGGCCCGCGTGACGAGTTACTTTCGGGCCGCAGCGCAGGATCGACCCCATATTCCGCTGTTGCTCCGCCGCGTCGCCGCGATCGAGACCACGGTCACCGATACGGAGAAAGAGGCGTTGCTGCTGGAGCATACGCTGATCCGGAAGCATCGGCCCCGTTACAATATCATCTTCCGGGACGACAAGTCGTACGTCAGCGTCGCGGTGAATCTCCGACATCCGTTCCCCGGAATCTTTCGCACGCGCAAGGTGGTGAAGGACGGCGCGGCGTATTTCGGGCCGTTCCCGAGCGGGCTGGCGTGCAAAGAGACGATCGCATTGGTGACGCGTTTTTTCCGGCTGCGGACTTGTCGGGATCATGAGTTCGCCAATCGGGCGCGGCCGTGTCTGCAATATCAGATCGGCCGTTGTACCGCGCCGTGTGTCGGTTTCGTGGCAGCGGAGGTCTATCGGGCGCAAGTGGCGCGAGCGCTGCTGTTGTTGAAGGGGCAGCGGAATGAATTGACGGCGCATGTGGAACGGGAGATGCGGGCGCAGGCGTCGGGGGAGCATTTTGAAGAGGCCGCGCGGCTGCGCGACTTGCTGCGCGATGTCCGGACGACGATCGAGTCTCAGAAGGTGATTCGGCACGGGGCCGCGGATGCCGATTTTTTCGGTTGGGCCGAGGCCGCCGGGCATGGGGCCGTTGCGGTGTTGGAGCGGCGCAACGGCCACGTGGGGGAACGAGGCGGCGCGGCAGTGGTCCTGGGCGGCGATGCACCTGCGTCGTTGCTGGCGAGTTATCTGCTGCAATATTACCAACCGCCGCGCGTGCCGCCTGCCGGGATCTACTTGCCGTTTTTGCCCGCGTCAGCGGCCGAGATTGGACAGCTGCTGACCGAGCGGCGCGGACACGCGGTGCGCCTCTGCGTGCCGCGACGTGGTGAATCGGTCAAGCTCGTGCATTTGGCCGCGACGAATGCGGCGGTGCTCTGCGAACGGCGGCGCGAACAAGTCGTCGCAGGGGACCACTTGACGACGCTGGTCGGCAAGGCGCTCCACTTAAGTGGAGTGCCGAGCGTGATCGAATGCGTCGATATCTCCAATTGGCAAGGCGATGAGGCCGTAGCGGCGCTGGTCTGCTTTGTCGACGGCACACCCGCCAAGCAACGCTATCGGCACTATAAAATCCAAGGGCCACATGAGCCAAATGACTATGCGATGATGCACGAGGTGTTAGCGCGCCGGTTGACCGGAGACGCGAATCCGCCGTGGCCCGATCTCTTGTTGGTGGATGGCGGCAAGGGTCAGCTCCAAGTGGCGGTGCGGGTCTTACAGGAACTCGGCGCCGCTACGTTGTCACTCGCAGCGATCGCGAAACCCCGCGAGGGCGAACCATGCGACAAGATCTACCTCCCGGGCCGCAAAAATCCGCTTCCGCTCCGCGCCGGCGATCCTGTGCTGTTGTTGCTGCAACGCCTCCGCGATGAGACGCATCGTTTCGCGATTACGTTCCATCGGAAACGGTTCGAAAAAGTGAGAGGCGCGGTTTAG
- a CDS encoding cbb3-type cytochrome c oxidase subunit I, protein MSTPTASPPHAVVNGALVRWYIYLALLGIIVPLGFALILAAKFLWPDWLGNIAWLQFGRIRVFHTNGVIFGWLGLSFFAMLNYIVPKLANRPLLSERLAWWTLGAYAIALVVGLGAILGGQMQAIEYAEFPWYGDVLFALAFVMAAVNYIGTIFRSTERQLYVSAWYFLLSLSFTVLNYVMANVIVAYVAPGAAGAAITGLWIHNAVGLFVTPMGVGIVYFILPVMLKKPIYNHRLSLLGFWTLAFFYPLGGSHHYFFSPIPRWVQVLAVPLTATLFVVVVTVVYNWFMTLRGSWGHVAQSPALAFLVTGIFAYMTTCTQGPFHTFLTVQKVIHFTDWVVAHAHLALFGAFTYWNIGAILYVWPKVTGRELASVRLQWWSYWLLTLGFYVCYFIPLTAAGLLQGYYWLSGAPFADSVIHSVPFWGFRALSGVFIYVGMLLFSWVLWQTRRQPLLQETRA, encoded by the coding sequence ATGTCAACCCCTACCGCGTCGCCACCGCATGCGGTCGTCAATGGCGCCTTGGTCCGCTGGTACATCTATCTCGCACTGCTCGGCATCATCGTCCCGCTCGGCTTCGCGTTGATCCTGGCCGCCAAATTTCTCTGGCCCGATTGGCTCGGCAATATCGCGTGGCTGCAATTCGGCCGCATTCGCGTCTTTCATACCAACGGCGTCATCTTCGGCTGGCTCGGGCTCTCGTTCTTCGCCATGCTGAATTACATCGTGCCGAAACTCGCCAATCGACCGCTGCTCTCGGAACGACTGGCGTGGTGGACGTTGGGCGCCTATGCGATCGCGTTAGTCGTCGGCCTCGGCGCCATCCTCGGCGGCCAAATGCAGGCGATCGAGTACGCCGAATTCCCGTGGTACGGAGACGTCCTCTTTGCGCTCGCGTTCGTGATGGCGGCAGTCAATTATATCGGCACCATCTTCCGCTCCACGGAACGGCAACTCTACGTCAGCGCCTGGTACTTCCTGCTTTCACTCTCCTTTACCGTGCTCAACTACGTGATGGCGAACGTGATCGTTGCCTATGTGGCCCCGGGAGCCGCCGGCGCCGCGATCACCGGACTCTGGATTCACAACGCGGTCGGGCTATTCGTCACCCCGATGGGCGTCGGCATCGTCTACTTCATCCTGCCGGTCATGCTGAAAAAACCCATCTACAATCACCGCCTCTCGCTGCTCGGCTTCTGGACCCTCGCGTTTTTCTATCCGCTCGGCGGCTCGCACCATTACTTTTTCAGTCCGATCCCGCGCTGGGTCCAAGTCCTCGCGGTCCCGTTGACCGCCACATTGTTCGTGGTCGTCGTGACCGTCGTCTACAATTGGTTCATGACGTTACGCGGGTCGTGGGGCCACGTTGCGCAATCGCCCGCACTCGCGTTCCTCGTCACCGGAATCTTCGCATATATGACCACCTGCACGCAGGGCCCATTTCACACCTTTCTCACCGTCCAAAAAGTGATCCACTTCACCGATTGGGTCGTCGCCCATGCGCATCTCGCACTGTTCGGCGCGTTCACGTATTGGAACATCGGCGCGATCCTCTACGTCTGGCCGAAAGTCACCGGCCGCGAGTTGGCGTCGGTGCGGCTGCAATGGTGGTCGTATTGGCTGCTCACGCTCGGTTTTTATGTCTGCTATTTTATCCCGCTCACCGCCGCCGGCTTGTTGCAAGGCTACTATTGGCTCAGCGGCGCGCCGTTCGCGGATTCGGTGATCCACTCCGTCCCGTTCTGGGGCTTCCGCGCCCTCAGCGGCGTGTTCATCTACGTCGGGATGCTGCTCTTTAGTTGGGTGCTGTGGCAGACGCGGCGGCAACCGCTCCTGCAGGAGACACGCGCATGA
- a CDS encoding KH domain-containing protein, with product MLKILVDVMAKALVDKPEEVEVTLVEGEQTTVVELKVAKEDLGKVIGKEGRTARSLRTILSAASTKIRKRSVLEIIE from the coding sequence GTGCTCAAGATACTCGTAGACGTAATGGCCAAAGCGCTGGTCGATAAGCCGGAAGAAGTCGAAGTGACGCTGGTCGAAGGCGAGCAGACCACGGTGGTCGAACTGAAGGTCGCAAAAGAGGATCTGGGGAAAGTGATCGGGAAGGAAGGTCGGACGGCGCGGTCGCTGCGGACCATCCTGAGCGCGGCATCCACTAAGATCCGCAAACGCTCGGTCCTCGAAATCATTGAGTAG
- the ffh gene encoding signal recognition particle protein codes for MFEKLTDRVHGLFRRLRGHGTLTERDLHDAAEEVRQALLEADVHHTVVDQVLIKVQSSAVGQEVIKSLTPADQYLRVLYETVVEILGGETKPFSYGSTLPAVILCVGLQGSGKTTTAAKLALAAKQQGRRPLLVPADLQRPAAVAQLLTVAREWDLPTFDSTTLRAPLDVVEAALEQARTALHDTVIIDTAGRLHIDAPLMDELRAIYQRVTPTQTLLVVDAMAGQQGLVAAQGFHAVTPLTGVIVSKADGDARGGVVLSCAAVCQVPIYFVGTGEKIDALEPFYPDRMASRIVGMGDLATLAERVATITDQATTLERVRKLANGAFTLEDYRAQLREMCKVEQWGELMQLVPGMARMTGQLDFDKVRSDVRNKEAIINSMTLSERGDVRLLNGSRRKRIAQGSGTSVTEVNRLIKEFEILQKMMKKGGRKRGVPPEMLQLLRTHG; via the coding sequence ATGTTCGAGAAGCTGACTGATCGGGTGCATGGATTATTCCGCCGCTTGCGGGGACATGGCACGTTGACCGAGCGAGACTTGCACGACGCGGCCGAAGAGGTGCGGCAGGCACTGCTCGAGGCTGATGTCCACCACACAGTCGTGGATCAGGTGCTAATCAAAGTCCAGTCCAGTGCAGTCGGGCAAGAGGTGATCAAGAGCCTGACGCCGGCGGATCAATATCTCCGCGTCCTTTACGAGACGGTCGTCGAAATCCTCGGGGGAGAAACCAAGCCGTTCAGTTACGGCAGCACGTTGCCGGCCGTCATTTTGTGTGTAGGACTCCAAGGGAGCGGCAAGACCACGACCGCGGCCAAGTTGGCCCTTGCGGCGAAGCAGCAGGGGCGGCGGCCATTGCTGGTGCCGGCCGATCTGCAACGGCCCGCCGCAGTGGCACAACTGCTGACAGTTGCGCGGGAATGGGATCTTCCGACCTTCGACTCCACGACGTTGCGCGCCCCACTCGATGTTGTCGAGGCCGCGCTTGAACAGGCCCGGACTGCGCTGCACGATACCGTGATCATCGACACCGCTGGGCGACTGCATATTGACGCCCCGTTAATGGATGAGTTGCGCGCCATTTACCAACGCGTTACGCCGACCCAAACGTTGTTAGTGGTCGATGCGATGGCGGGGCAACAAGGGTTGGTCGCGGCGCAAGGTTTTCATGCCGTGACTCCGCTGACCGGCGTGATTGTCAGCAAGGCGGACGGCGATGCCCGTGGCGGCGTGGTCCTTTCGTGTGCAGCCGTTTGCCAAGTCCCGATCTATTTCGTTGGGACTGGGGAGAAAATCGACGCGTTGGAACCGTTTTATCCCGACCGCATGGCCTCGCGGATTGTCGGGATGGGCGATTTGGCCACCTTGGCCGAACGCGTGGCCACAATCACCGACCAAGCAACCACGTTGGAACGAGTCCGCAAACTGGCCAACGGGGCCTTCACGTTGGAAGACTATCGCGCGCAACTCCGGGAAATGTGTAAGGTCGAGCAGTGGGGGGAATTGATGCAACTGGTTCCCGGGATGGCACGAATGACCGGCCAGCTCGACTTCGACAAGGTCCGTTCCGACGTGCGCAATAAGGAAGCGATCATCAATTCCATGACCTTGTCGGAGCGGGGAGACGTTCGGCTCCTGAACGGGTCGCGCCGAAAACGGATCGCCCAAGGGAGTGGGACCTCGGTAACGGAGGTCAACCGCTTGATAAAAGAGTTTGAAATTCTCCAGAAGATGATGAAGAAGGGGGGCCGCAAACGAGGGGTCCCCCCAGAGATGTTGCAATTATTGCGGACTCATGGTTAG
- the rplS gene encoding 50S ribosomal protein L19 encodes MDILDQISARQLRTDIPPFRAGDTVRVYTLVKEGDKERTQIYEGVVISRRGSAISETFTVRKVSYGVGVERVFPLHSSLIEKIEVRQRGKVRRAKLYYLRELSGRAARIAEDKGATATVAAASVPEVIPPAVSNGE; translated from the coding sequence ATGGATATTCTCGATCAAATCTCGGCACGTCAGCTTCGGACCGACATCCCCCCGTTTCGCGCGGGCGATACCGTCCGGGTCTACACCTTAGTCAAAGAGGGGGACAAAGAGCGGACGCAGATCTACGAAGGCGTCGTGATTTCTCGGCGTGGCAGCGCCATCAGCGAGACCTTCACGGTACGCAAGGTCTCGTACGGCGTTGGCGTGGAACGCGTCTTTCCCCTCCATTCGTCGTTGATTGAAAAGATCGAAGTCCGGCAACGCGGCAAGGTCCGTCGAGCGAAGCTGTATTATTTGCGCGAGCTATCCGGCCGCGCGGCGCGGATTGCGGAAGATAAAGGCGCGACGGCGACGGTCGCTGCCGCGAGCGTTCCTGAAGTCATCCCCCCAGCCGTTTCGAATGGCGAGTAA
- the rpsP gene encoding 30S ribosomal protein S16, with protein sequence MAVTIRMSRHGTKKRPFYRIVVTDSRSPRDGRFIEVIGTSDPKKSADTCTWDVERLQYWLSHGARPSETVSQLLPKGLQ encoded by the coding sequence ATGGCAGTGACTATTCGCATGTCCCGGCACGGGACGAAAAAACGCCCATTTTATCGGATCGTCGTGACCGACTCTCGGTCACCCCGGGACGGTCGATTTATTGAAGTCATCGGGACCTCAGACCCAAAAAAATCTGCTGATACATGTACTTGGGATGTCGAGCGGCTCCAGTATTGGCTATCCCACGGGGCCCGGCCTTCAGAGACCGTCAGCCAGCTCCTCCCCAAGGGATTACAATAA
- a CDS encoding cytochrome c, whose protein sequence is MKWLERFQTILLVAGVGFFVVAFLGMGVAPWTTLKDLTPPAGVAERTPQEEHGREIFMHEGCWHCHTQFVRPIAGEPLRYGPVSFAAEYLREVPQLFGTRRVGPDLAREAGQRPDDWHLAHFYNPRHTTPWSIMPGYPWLFETRDGRVTPTDDANDLVAYMQSIGRATQPTIAARDEAYRAQFVVGTGPERTPETTEHGHTLFARECQGCHGPASAEGGPAFGGGGGASAALLQPPAADLTAVQPTAAYVYQVLHLGIPGSSMPSFRDYRSDDLWAIAHYVQTLGKPDNVAIPELSEDVIAQAKAQFEMLCAVCHGTAGHGDGPAGLALRPAPPDLHGLRPSEPRIREVIESGVPGTAMAPFPQITPSERRRIATYLQRLWQTTATGSTP, encoded by the coding sequence ATGAAGTGGCTGGAGCGTTTTCAGACGATCTTGCTCGTCGCCGGCGTCGGCTTCTTCGTCGTGGCATTTCTCGGTATGGGCGTCGCGCCGTGGACGACGTTGAAAGACCTGACGCCGCCCGCGGGCGTCGCCGAACGCACGCCGCAAGAAGAACACGGTCGCGAAATCTTCATGCACGAGGGCTGTTGGCACTGCCATACCCAATTCGTGCGGCCGATTGCCGGAGAACCGCTTCGCTACGGCCCAGTCTCCTTCGCGGCGGAATATCTCCGCGAAGTGCCGCAATTGTTCGGCACACGGCGCGTCGGCCCGGACCTGGCCCGCGAGGCCGGCCAACGCCCCGACGATTGGCACTTGGCCCATTTCTACAATCCGCGCCACACCACGCCCTGGTCAATCATGCCCGGATATCCCTGGCTCTTTGAAACGCGTGACGGCCGCGTCACACCCACCGACGACGCCAACGACTTAGTCGCGTACATGCAATCGATCGGGCGTGCGACCCAGCCCACGATCGCAGCGCGGGACGAGGCATATCGCGCCCAATTTGTCGTCGGCACCGGACCGGAGCGCACGCCGGAGACCACGGAACACGGACACACGCTGTTCGCACGCGAATGCCAAGGCTGCCACGGTCCCGCCTCCGCCGAAGGCGGACCCGCCTTCGGCGGGGGCGGCGGTGCGAGTGCCGCGCTCTTGCAACCACCCGCTGCGGATCTGACCGCAGTGCAACCGACCGCCGCGTACGTCTACCAAGTCTTGCATCTCGGCATCCCCGGCTCCTCGATGCCGTCGTTTCGCGACTATCGCAGCGACGATCTCTGGGCGATCGCGCACTATGTCCAGACGCTGGGCAAACCAGACAACGTTGCCATCCCGGAACTGAGCGAGGACGTCATCGCTCAGGCGAAGGCCCAATTCGAGATGCTCTGCGCAGTCTGTCATGGAACCGCCGGCCACGGGGACGGCCCGGCCGGCCTGGCATTGCGGCCCGCGCCGCCCGATCTGCATGGCTTGCGACCATCCGAACCACGGATCCGCGAGGTGATAGAAAGCGGCGTCCCCGGCACCGCGATGGCCCCGTTTCCGCAAATCACACCCAGTGAACGCCGGAGGATCGCGACCTACCTGCAGCGGCTGTGGCAAACCACTGCCACGGGATCCACTCCATGA